The following proteins are co-located in the Agelaius phoeniceus isolate bAgePho1 chromosome 36, bAgePho1.hap1, whole genome shotgun sequence genome:
- the LOC143696512 gene encoding uncharacterized protein LOC143696512 isoform X3, with product MTSVAARARDRFGLGDDLDGDLDGHQTYRTKDRFDLNDDLGDHQTYRTKDRFDLSNDLVTTRPTGPRTGLTSAMTSVTTRPTGPRTGLTSATTSTMTLVPTRPRTGSALATTSTMTSMATKPTGPGTDLTSTMTSVTTRPTGPGTGLTSTMTLVTTRPTGPRTDSLLATTSTTTLTPTSPRRDSTTSTPTRAPTTPTTPTRSSRSTGASSSKRTRAASKANDALGGAFKIRSGFGDLDGNGGLEDNEILPARGHRGNRIAAPSSPSSSSSSEAAAGDSEEASPQDPAEVDELDPGTIDQLIELSSRLHLPADDVVDIIHDVEQKRKEEEEAAAAATGMALAAVAAAPPGVAMMMMMMMRMRRRRRRRRCRSRPKPGRGRRSRARQDFPAPAPPGPAEGAPGAEIPGEGFGEPPPRVPLSFGGGSPPPTKNKKKIK from the exons ATGACCTCGGTGGCCGCAAGGGCAAGGGACAGGTTTGGTCTCGGCGATGACCTCGACGGTGACCTCGATGGCCACCAGACCTACAGGACCAAGGACAGGTTTGACCTCAACGATGACCTTGGTGACCACCAGACCTACAGGACCAAGGACAGGTTTGACCTCAGCAATGACCTGGTGACCACCAGGCCTACAGGACCAAGGACAGGTTTGACCTCAGCGATGACCTCGGTGACCACCAGGC CTACAGGACCAAGGACAGGTTTGACCTCAGCAACGACCTCAACGATGACCTTGGTGCCTACAAGACCAAGGACAGGTTCAGCCTTGGCAACGACCTCAACGATGACCTCGATGGCCACCAAACCTACAGGACCAGGGACAGATTTGACCTCAACGATGACCTCGGTGACCACCAGACCTACAGGACCAGGGACAGGTTTGACCTCAACGATGACCTTGGTGACCACCAGACCTACAGGACCAAGGACAGATTCGCTTTTGGCAACGACCTCAACAACGACTTTGACGCCTACAAGCCCAAGGAGAGATTCAACGACCTCGACGCCTACAAGGGCGCCTACGACGCCAACGACGCCAACGAGGTCTTCAAGGTCAACCGGCGCTTCAAGCTCAAAGAGGACTCGGGCCGCCTCGAAGGCCAACGACGCCCTGGGCGGCGCCTTCAAGATCAGGAGCGGCTTCGGGGACCTCGACGGCAACGGCGGCTTGGAGGACAACGAGATCCTCCCGGCGCGGGGCCACCGGGGCAACCGCATCGCGGCGCCTTCGTCCCCGTCATCATCGTCATCCTCGGAGGCGGCCGCCGGCGATTCGGAGGAGGCGTCGCCGCAGGACCCGGCCGAGGTGGACGAGCTGGACCCCGGCACCATCGACCAACTGATCGAGCTGTCCAGCAGGCTGCACCTGCCGGCCGACGACGTGGTGGACATCATCCACGACGTGGAGCAGAAGcgcaaggaggaggaggaggcggcggcggcggccacGGGCATGGCCCTGGCGGCCGTGGCGGCGGCGCCGCCCGGGGTggcgatgatgatgatgatgatgatgaggatgaggaggagacGCCGCCGCCGGCGCTGCCGAAGCCGCCCAAAGCCAGGGCGCGGCCGCCGGAGCCGAGCCCGGCAGGACTTTCCTGCCCCGgcgccccccggccccgctgagGGAGCGCCAGGTGCAGAAATTCCTGGAGAGGGTTTTGGGGAGCCCCCCCCGCGGGTACCCCTGAGTTTTGGGGGGGGTTCCCCGCCCcccaccaaaaataaaaaaaaaataaaataa
- the LOC143696512 gene encoding uncharacterized protein LOC143696512 isoform X6 gives MTSVAARARDRFGLGDDLNDDLGDHQTYRTKDRFDLSNDLGDHQAYRTKDRFDLMMTLVTTRPTGPRTGLTSATTSTMTLVPTRPRTGSALATTSTMTSMATKPTGPGTDLTSTMTSVTTRPTGPGTGLTSTMTLVTTRPTGPRTDSLLATTSTTTLTPTSPRRDSTTSTPTRAPTTPTTPTRSSRSTGASSSKRTRAASKANDALGGAFKIRSGFGDLDGNGGLEDNEILPARGHRGNRIAAPSSPSSSSSSEAAAGDSEEASPQDPAEVDELDPGTIDQLIELSSRLHLPADDVVDIIHDVEQKRKEEEEAAAAATGMALAAVAAAPPGVAMMMMMMMRMRRRRRRRRCRSRPKPGRGRRSRARQDFPAPAPPGPAEGAPGAEIPGEGFGEPPPRVPLSFGGGSPPPTKNKKKIK, from the exons ATGACCTCGGTGGCCGCAAGGGCAAGGGACAGGTTTGGTCTCGGCGATGAC CTCAACGATGACCTTGGTGACCACCAGACCTACAGGACCAAGGACAGGTTTGACCTCAGCAATGAC CTCGGTGACCACCAGGCCTACAGGACCAAGGACAGGTTTGACCTCATGATGACCTTGGTGACCACCAGACCTACAGGACCAAGGACAGGTTTGACCTCAGCAACGACCTCAACGATGACCTTGGTGCCTACAAGACCAAGGACAGGTTCAGCCTTGGCAACGACCTCAACGATGACCTCGATGGCCACCAAACCTACAGGACCAGGGACAGATTTGACCTCAACGATGACCTCGGTGACCACCAGACCTACAGGACCAGGGACAGGTTTGACCTCAACGATGACCTTGGTGACCACCAGACCTACAGGACCAAGGACAGATTCGCTTTTGGCAACGACCTCAACAACGACTTTGACGCCTACAAGCCCAAGGAGAGATTCAACGACCTCGACGCCTACAAGGGCGCCTACGACGCCAACGACGCCAACGAGGTCTTCAAGGTCAACCGGCGCTTCAAGCTCAAAGAGGACTCGGGCCGCCTCGAAGGCCAACGACGCCCTGGGCGGCGCCTTCAAGATCAGGAGCGGCTTCGGGGACCTCGACGGCAACGGCGGCTTGGAGGACAACGAGATCCTCCCGGCGCGGGGCCACCGGGGCAACCGCATCGCGGCGCCTTCGTCCCCGTCATCATCGTCATCCTCGGAGGCGGCCGCCGGCGATTCGGAGGAGGCGTCGCCGCAGGACCCGGCCGAGGTGGACGAGCTGGACCCCGGCACCATCGACCAACTGATCGAGCTGTCCAGCAGGCTGCACCTGCCGGCCGACGACGTGGTGGACATCATCCACGACGTGGAGCAGAAGcgcaaggaggaggaggaggcggcggcggcggccacGGGCATGGCCCTGGCGGCCGTGGCGGCGGCGCCGCCCGGGGTggcgatgatgatgatgatgatgatgaggatgaggaggagacGCCGCCGCCGGCGCTGCCGAAGCCGCCCAAAGCCAGGGCGCGGCCGCCGGAGCCGAGCCCGGCAGGACTTTCCTGCCCCGgcgccccccggccccgctgagGGAGCGCCAGGTGCAGAAATTCCTGGAGAGGGTTTTGGGGAGCCCCCCCCGCGGGTACCCCTGAGTTTTGGGGGGGGTTCCCCGCCCcccaccaaaaataaaaaaaaaataaaataa
- the LOC143696512 gene encoding uncharacterized protein LOC143696512 isoform X1, translated as MTSVAARARDRFGLGDDLDGDLDGHQTYRTKDRFDLNDDLGDHQTYRTKDRFDLSNDLGDHQAYRTKDRFDLMMTLVTTRPTGPRTGLTSATTSTMTLVPTRPRTGSALATTSTMTSMATKPTGPGTDLTSTMTSVTTRPTGPGTGLTSTMTLVTTRPTGPRTDSLLATTSTTTLTPTSPRRDSTTSTPTRAPTTPTTPTRSSRSTGASSSKRTRAASKANDALGGAFKIRSGFGDLDGNGGLEDNEILPARGHRGNRIAAPSSPSSSSSSEAAAGDSEEASPQDPAEVDELDPGTIDQLIELSSRLHLPADDVVDIIHDVEQKRKEEEEAAAAATGMALAAVAAAPPGVAMMMMMMMRMRRRRRRRRCRSRPKPGRGRRSRARQDFPAPAPPGPAEGAPGAEIPGEGFGEPPPRVPLSFGGGSPPPTKNKKKIK; from the exons ATGACCTCGGTGGCCGCAAGGGCAAGGGACAGGTTTGGTCTCGGCGATGACCTCGACGGTGACCTCGATGGCCACCAGACCTACAGGACCAAGGACAGGTTTGACCTCAACGATGACCTTGGTGACCACCAGACCTACAGGACCAAGGACAGGTTTGACCTCAGCAATGAC CTCGGTGACCACCAGGCCTACAGGACCAAGGACAGGTTTGACCTCATGATGACCTTGGTGACCACCAGACCTACAGGACCAAGGACAGGTTTGACCTCAGCAACGACCTCAACGATGACCTTGGTGCCTACAAGACCAAGGACAGGTTCAGCCTTGGCAACGACCTCAACGATGACCTCGATGGCCACCAAACCTACAGGACCAGGGACAGATTTGACCTCAACGATGACCTCGGTGACCACCAGACCTACAGGACCAGGGACAGGTTTGACCTCAACGATGACCTTGGTGACCACCAGACCTACAGGACCAAGGACAGATTCGCTTTTGGCAACGACCTCAACAACGACTTTGACGCCTACAAGCCCAAGGAGAGATTCAACGACCTCGACGCCTACAAGGGCGCCTACGACGCCAACGACGCCAACGAGGTCTTCAAGGTCAACCGGCGCTTCAAGCTCAAAGAGGACTCGGGCCGCCTCGAAGGCCAACGACGCCCTGGGCGGCGCCTTCAAGATCAGGAGCGGCTTCGGGGACCTCGACGGCAACGGCGGCTTGGAGGACAACGAGATCCTCCCGGCGCGGGGCCACCGGGGCAACCGCATCGCGGCGCCTTCGTCCCCGTCATCATCGTCATCCTCGGAGGCGGCCGCCGGCGATTCGGAGGAGGCGTCGCCGCAGGACCCGGCCGAGGTGGACGAGCTGGACCCCGGCACCATCGACCAACTGATCGAGCTGTCCAGCAGGCTGCACCTGCCGGCCGACGACGTGGTGGACATCATCCACGACGTGGAGCAGAAGcgcaaggaggaggaggaggcggcggcggcggccacGGGCATGGCCCTGGCGGCCGTGGCGGCGGCGCCGCCCGGGGTggcgatgatgatgatgatgatgatgaggatgaggaggagacGCCGCCGCCGGCGCTGCCGAAGCCGCCCAAAGCCAGGGCGCGGCCGCCGGAGCCGAGCCCGGCAGGACTTTCCTGCCCCGgcgccccccggccccgctgagGGAGCGCCAGGTGCAGAAATTCCTGGAGAGGGTTTTGGGGAGCCCCCCCCGCGGGTACCCCTGAGTTTTGGGGGGGGTTCCCCGCCCcccaccaaaaataaaaaaaaaataaaataa
- the LOC143696512 gene encoding uncharacterized protein LOC143696512 isoform X10, with translation MTSVAARARDRFGLGDDLDGDLDGHQTYRTKDRFDLNDDLGDHQTYRTKDRFDLSNDLVTTRPTGPRTGLTSAMTSVTTRPTGPRTGLTSTMTSMATKPTGPGTDLTSTMTSVTTRPTGPRTDSLLATTSTTTLTPTSPRRDSTTSTPTRAPTTPTTPTRSSRSTGASSSKRTRAASKANDALGGAFKIRSGFGDLDGNGGLEDNEILPARGHRGNRIAAPSSPSSSSSSEAAAGDSEEASPQDPAEVDELDPGTIDQLIELSSRLHLPADDVVDIIHDVEQKRKEEEEAAAAATGMALAAVAAAPPGVAMMMMMMMRMRRRRRRRRCRSRPKPGRGRRSRARQDFPAPAPPGPAEGAPGAEIPGEGFGEPPPRVPLSFGGGSPPPTKNKKKIK, from the exons ATGACCTCGGTGGCCGCAAGGGCAAGGGACAGGTTTGGTCTCGGCGATGACCTCGACGGTGACCTCGATGGCCACCAGACCTACAGGACCAAGGACAGGTTTGACCTCAACGATGACCTTGGTGACCACCAGACCTACAGGACCAAGGACAGGTTTGACCTCAGCAATGACCTGGTGACCACCAGGCCTACAGGACCAAGGACAGGTTTGACCTCAGCGATGACCTCGGTGACCACCAGGCCTACAGGACCAAGGACAGGTTTGAC CTCAACGATGACCTCGATGGCCACCAAACCTACAGGACCAGGGACAGATTTGACCTCAACGATGACCTCGGTGACCACCAGAC CTACAGGACCAAGGACAGATTCGCTTTTGGCAACGACCTCAACAACGACTTTGACGCCTACAAGCCCAAGGAGAGATTCAACGACCTCGACGCCTACAAGGGCGCCTACGACGCCAACGACGCCAACGAGGTCTTCAAGGTCAACCGGCGCTTCAAGCTCAAAGAGGACTCGGGCCGCCTCGAAGGCCAACGACGCCCTGGGCGGCGCCTTCAAGATCAGGAGCGGCTTCGGGGACCTCGACGGCAACGGCGGCTTGGAGGACAACGAGATCCTCCCGGCGCGGGGCCACCGGGGCAACCGCATCGCGGCGCCTTCGTCCCCGTCATCATCGTCATCCTCGGAGGCGGCCGCCGGCGATTCGGAGGAGGCGTCGCCGCAGGACCCGGCCGAGGTGGACGAGCTGGACCCCGGCACCATCGACCAACTGATCGAGCTGTCCAGCAGGCTGCACCTGCCGGCCGACGACGTGGTGGACATCATCCACGACGTGGAGCAGAAGcgcaaggaggaggaggaggcggcggcggcggccacGGGCATGGCCCTGGCGGCCGTGGCGGCGGCGCCGCCCGGGGTggcgatgatgatgatgatgatgatgaggatgaggaggagacGCCGCCGCCGGCGCTGCCGAAGCCGCCCAAAGCCAGGGCGCGGCCGCCGGAGCCGAGCCCGGCAGGACTTTCCTGCCCCGgcgccccccggccccgctgagGGAGCGCCAGGTGCAGAAATTCCTGGAGAGGGTTTTGGGGAGCCCCCCCCGCGGGTACCCCTGAGTTTTGGGGGGGGTTCCCCGCCCcccaccaaaaataaaaaaaaaataaaataa
- the LOC143696512 gene encoding uncharacterized protein LOC143696512 isoform X8, with product MTSVAARARDRFGLGDDLDGDLDGHQTYRTKDRFDLNDDLGDHQTYRTKDRFDLSNDLVTTRPTGPRTGLTSAMTSVTTRPTGPRTGLTSTMTSMATKPTGPGTDLTSTMTSVTTRPTGPGTGLTSTMTLVTTRPTGPRTDSLLATTSTTTLTPTSPRRDSTTSTPTRAPTTPTTPTRSSRSTGASSSKRTRAASKANDALGGAFKIRSGFGDLDGNGGLEDNEILPARGHRGNRIAAPSSPSSSSSSEAAAGDSEEASPQDPAEVDELDPGTIDQLIELSSRLHLPADDVVDIIHDVEQKRKEEEEAAAAATGMALAAVAAAPPGVAMMMMMMMRMRRRRRRRRCRSRPKPGRGRRSRARQDFPAPAPPGPAEGAPGAEIPGEGFGEPPPRVPLSFGGGSPPPTKNKKKIK from the exons ATGACCTCGGTGGCCGCAAGGGCAAGGGACAGGTTTGGTCTCGGCGATGACCTCGACGGTGACCTCGATGGCCACCAGACCTACAGGACCAAGGACAGGTTTGACCTCAACGATGACCTTGGTGACCACCAGACCTACAGGACCAAGGACAGGTTTGACCTCAGCAATGACCTGGTGACCACCAGGCCTACAGGACCAAGGACAGGTTTGACCTCAGCGATGACCTCGGTGACCACCAGGCCTACAGGACCAAGGACAGGTTTGAC CTCAACGATGACCTCGATGGCCACCAAACCTACAGGACCAGGGACAGATTTGACCTCAACGATGACCTCGGTGACCACCAGACCTACAGGACCAGGGACAGGTTTGACCTCAACGATGACCTTGGTGACCACCAGACCTACAGGACCAAGGACAGATTCGCTTTTGGCAACGACCTCAACAACGACTTTGACGCCTACAAGCCCAAGGAGAGATTCAACGACCTCGACGCCTACAAGGGCGCCTACGACGCCAACGACGCCAACGAGGTCTTCAAGGTCAACCGGCGCTTCAAGCTCAAAGAGGACTCGGGCCGCCTCGAAGGCCAACGACGCCCTGGGCGGCGCCTTCAAGATCAGGAGCGGCTTCGGGGACCTCGACGGCAACGGCGGCTTGGAGGACAACGAGATCCTCCCGGCGCGGGGCCACCGGGGCAACCGCATCGCGGCGCCTTCGTCCCCGTCATCATCGTCATCCTCGGAGGCGGCCGCCGGCGATTCGGAGGAGGCGTCGCCGCAGGACCCGGCCGAGGTGGACGAGCTGGACCCCGGCACCATCGACCAACTGATCGAGCTGTCCAGCAGGCTGCACCTGCCGGCCGACGACGTGGTGGACATCATCCACGACGTGGAGCAGAAGcgcaaggaggaggaggaggcggcggcggcggccacGGGCATGGCCCTGGCGGCCGTGGCGGCGGCGCCGCCCGGGGTggcgatgatgatgatgatgatgatgaggatgaggaggagacGCCGCCGCCGGCGCTGCCGAAGCCGCCCAAAGCCAGGGCGCGGCCGCCGGAGCCGAGCCCGGCAGGACTTTCCTGCCCCGgcgccccccggccccgctgagGGAGCGCCAGGTGCAGAAATTCCTGGAGAGGGTTTTGGGGAGCCCCCCCCGCGGGTACCCCTGAGTTTTGGGGGGGGTTCCCCGCCCcccaccaaaaataaaaaaaaaataaaataa
- the LOC143696512 gene encoding uncharacterized protein LOC143696512 isoform X5, with protein sequence MTSVAARARDRFGLGDDLDGDLDGHQTYRTKDRFDLNDDLGDHQAYRTKDRFDLMMTLVTTRPTGPRTGLTSATTSTMTLVPTRPRTGSALATTSTMTSMATKPTGPGTDLTSTMTSVTTRPTGPGTGLTSTMTLVTTRPTGPRTDSLLATTSTTTLTPTSPRRDSTTSTPTRAPTTPTTPTRSSRSTGASSSKRTRAASKANDALGGAFKIRSGFGDLDGNGGLEDNEILPARGHRGNRIAAPSSPSSSSSSEAAAGDSEEASPQDPAEVDELDPGTIDQLIELSSRLHLPADDVVDIIHDVEQKRKEEEEAAAAATGMALAAVAAAPPGVAMMMMMMMRMRRRRRRRRCRSRPKPGRGRRSRARQDFPAPAPPGPAEGAPGAEIPGEGFGEPPPRVPLSFGGGSPPPTKNKKKIK encoded by the exons ATGACCTCGGTGGCCGCAAGGGCAAGGGACAGGTTTGGTCTCGGCGATGACCTCGACGGTGACCTCGATGGCCACCAGACCTACAGGACCAAGGACAGGTTTGACCTCAACGATGAC CTCGGTGACCACCAGGCCTACAGGACCAAGGACAGGTTTGACCTCATGATGACCTTGGTGACCACCAGACCTACAGGACCAAGGACAGGTTTGACCTCAGCAACGACCTCAACGATGACCTTGGTGCCTACAAGACCAAGGACAGGTTCAGCCTTGGCAACGACCTCAACGATGACCTCGATGGCCACCAAACCTACAGGACCAGGGACAGATTTGACCTCAACGATGACCTCGGTGACCACCAGACCTACAGGACCAGGGACAGGTTTGACCTCAACGATGACCTTGGTGACCACCAGACCTACAGGACCAAGGACAGATTCGCTTTTGGCAACGACCTCAACAACGACTTTGACGCCTACAAGCCCAAGGAGAGATTCAACGACCTCGACGCCTACAAGGGCGCCTACGACGCCAACGACGCCAACGAGGTCTTCAAGGTCAACCGGCGCTTCAAGCTCAAAGAGGACTCGGGCCGCCTCGAAGGCCAACGACGCCCTGGGCGGCGCCTTCAAGATCAGGAGCGGCTTCGGGGACCTCGACGGCAACGGCGGCTTGGAGGACAACGAGATCCTCCCGGCGCGGGGCCACCGGGGCAACCGCATCGCGGCGCCTTCGTCCCCGTCATCATCGTCATCCTCGGAGGCGGCCGCCGGCGATTCGGAGGAGGCGTCGCCGCAGGACCCGGCCGAGGTGGACGAGCTGGACCCCGGCACCATCGACCAACTGATCGAGCTGTCCAGCAGGCTGCACCTGCCGGCCGACGACGTGGTGGACATCATCCACGACGTGGAGCAGAAGcgcaaggaggaggaggaggcggcggcggcggccacGGGCATGGCCCTGGCGGCCGTGGCGGCGGCGCCGCCCGGGGTggcgatgatgatgatgatgatgatgaggatgaggaggagacGCCGCCGCCGGCGCTGCCGAAGCCGCCCAAAGCCAGGGCGCGGCCGCCGGAGCCGAGCCCGGCAGGACTTTCCTGCCCCGgcgccccccggccccgctgagGGAGCGCCAGGTGCAGAAATTCCTGGAGAGGGTTTTGGGGAGCCCCCCCCGCGGGTACCCCTGAGTTTTGGGGGGGGTTCCCCGCCCcccaccaaaaataaaaaaaaaataaaataa
- the LOC143696512 gene encoding uncharacterized protein LOC143696512 isoform X4: protein MTSVAARARDRFGLGDDLDGDLDGHQTYRTKDRFDLNDDLGDHQTYRTKDRFDLSNDLVTTRPTGPRTGLTSAMTSVTTRPTGPRTGLTSTMTLVPTRPRTGSALATTSTMTSMATKPTGPGTDLTSTMTSVTTRPTGPGTGLTSTMTLVTTRPTGPRTDSLLATTSTTTLTPTSPRRDSTTSTPTRAPTTPTTPTRSSRSTGASSSKRTRAASKANDALGGAFKIRSGFGDLDGNGGLEDNEILPARGHRGNRIAAPSSPSSSSSSEAAAGDSEEASPQDPAEVDELDPGTIDQLIELSSRLHLPADDVVDIIHDVEQKRKEEEEAAAAATGMALAAVAAAPPGVAMMMMMMMRMRRRRRRRRCRSRPKPGRGRRSRARQDFPAPAPPGPAEGAPGAEIPGEGFGEPPPRVPLSFGGGSPPPTKNKKKIK from the exons ATGACCTCGGTGGCCGCAAGGGCAAGGGACAGGTTTGGTCTCGGCGATGACCTCGACGGTGACCTCGATGGCCACCAGACCTACAGGACCAAGGACAGGTTTGACCTCAACGATGACCTTGGTGACCACCAGACCTACAGGACCAAGGACAGGTTTGACCTCAGCAATGACCTGGTGACCACCAGGCCTACAGGACCAAGGACAGGTTTGACCTCAGCGATGACCTCGGTGACCACCAGGCCTACAGGACCAAGGACAGGTTTGAC CTCAACGATGACCTTGGTGCCTACAAGACCAAGGACAGGTTCAGCCTTGGCAACGACCTCAACGATGACCTCGATGGCCACCAAACCTACAGGACCAGGGACAGATTTGACCTCAACGATGACCTCGGTGACCACCAGACCTACAGGACCAGGGACAGGTTTGACCTCAACGATGACCTTGGTGACCACCAGACCTACAGGACCAAGGACAGATTCGCTTTTGGCAACGACCTCAACAACGACTTTGACGCCTACAAGCCCAAGGAGAGATTCAACGACCTCGACGCCTACAAGGGCGCCTACGACGCCAACGACGCCAACGAGGTCTTCAAGGTCAACCGGCGCTTCAAGCTCAAAGAGGACTCGGGCCGCCTCGAAGGCCAACGACGCCCTGGGCGGCGCCTTCAAGATCAGGAGCGGCTTCGGGGACCTCGACGGCAACGGCGGCTTGGAGGACAACGAGATCCTCCCGGCGCGGGGCCACCGGGGCAACCGCATCGCGGCGCCTTCGTCCCCGTCATCATCGTCATCCTCGGAGGCGGCCGCCGGCGATTCGGAGGAGGCGTCGCCGCAGGACCCGGCCGAGGTGGACGAGCTGGACCCCGGCACCATCGACCAACTGATCGAGCTGTCCAGCAGGCTGCACCTGCCGGCCGACGACGTGGTGGACATCATCCACGACGTGGAGCAGAAGcgcaaggaggaggaggaggcggcggcggcggccacGGGCATGGCCCTGGCGGCCGTGGCGGCGGCGCCGCCCGGGGTggcgatgatgatgatgatgatgatgaggatgaggaggagacGCCGCCGCCGGCGCTGCCGAAGCCGCCCAAAGCCAGGGCGCGGCCGCCGGAGCCGAGCCCGGCAGGACTTTCCTGCCCCGgcgccccccggccccgctgagGGAGCGCCAGGTGCAGAAATTCCTGGAGAGGGTTTTGGGGAGCCCCCCCCGCGGGTACCCCTGAGTTTTGGGGGGGGTTCCCCGCCCcccaccaaaaataaaaaaaaaataaaataa
- the LOC143696512 gene encoding uncharacterized protein LOC143696512 isoform X9 — translation MTSVAARARDRFGLGDDLDGDLGDHQAYRTKDRFDLMMTLVTTRPTGPRTGLTSATTSTMTLVPTRPRTGSALATTSTMTSMATKPTGPGTDLTSTMTSVTTRPTGPGTGLTSTMTLVTTRPTGPRTDSLLATTSTTTLTPTSPRRDSTTSTPTRAPTTPTTPTRSSRSTGASSSKRTRAASKANDALGGAFKIRSGFGDLDGNGGLEDNEILPARGHRGNRIAAPSSPSSSSSSEAAAGDSEEASPQDPAEVDELDPGTIDQLIELSSRLHLPADDVVDIIHDVEQKRKEEEEAAAAATGMALAAVAAAPPGVAMMMMMMMRMRRRRRRRRCRSRPKPGRGRRSRARQDFPAPAPPGPAEGAPGAEIPGEGFGEPPPRVPLSFGGGSPPPTKNKKKIK, via the exons ATGACCTCGGTGGCCGCAAGGGCAAGGGACAGGTTTGGTCTCGGCGATGACCTCGACGGTGAC CTCGGTGACCACCAGGCCTACAGGACCAAGGACAGGTTTGACCTCATGATGACCTTGGTGACCACCAGACCTACAGGACCAAGGACAGGTTTGACCTCAGCAACGACCTCAACGATGACCTTGGTGCCTACAAGACCAAGGACAGGTTCAGCCTTGGCAACGACCTCAACGATGACCTCGATGGCCACCAAACCTACAGGACCAGGGACAGATTTGACCTCAACGATGACCTCGGTGACCACCAGACCTACAGGACCAGGGACAGGTTTGACCTCAACGATGACCTTGGTGACCACCAGACCTACAGGACCAAGGACAGATTCGCTTTTGGCAACGACCTCAACAACGACTTTGACGCCTACAAGCCCAAGGAGAGATTCAACGACCTCGACGCCTACAAGGGCGCCTACGACGCCAACGACGCCAACGAGGTCTTCAAGGTCAACCGGCGCTTCAAGCTCAAAGAGGACTCGGGCCGCCTCGAAGGCCAACGACGCCCTGGGCGGCGCCTTCAAGATCAGGAGCGGCTTCGGGGACCTCGACGGCAACGGCGGCTTGGAGGACAACGAGATCCTCCCGGCGCGGGGCCACCGGGGCAACCGCATCGCGGCGCCTTCGTCCCCGTCATCATCGTCATCCTCGGAGGCGGCCGCCGGCGATTCGGAGGAGGCGTCGCCGCAGGACCCGGCCGAGGTGGACGAGCTGGACCCCGGCACCATCGACCAACTGATCGAGCTGTCCAGCAGGCTGCACCTGCCGGCCGACGACGTGGTGGACATCATCCACGACGTGGAGCAGAAGcgcaaggaggaggaggaggcggcggcggcggccacGGGCATGGCCCTGGCGGCCGTGGCGGCGGCGCCGCCCGGGGTggcgatgatgatgatgatgatgatgaggatgaggaggagacGCCGCCGCCGGCGCTGCCGAAGCCGCCCAAAGCCAGGGCGCGGCCGCCGGAGCCGAGCCCGGCAGGACTTTCCTGCCCCGgcgccccccggccccgctgagGGAGCGCCAGGTGCAGAAATTCCTGGAGAGGGTTTTGGGGAGCCCCCCCCGCGGGTACCCCTGAGTTTTGGGGGGGGTTCCCCGCCCcccaccaaaaataaaaaaaaaataaaataa